Proteins encoded together in one Marispirochaeta sp. window:
- a CDS encoding reverse transcriptase domain-containing protein encodes MGLIDSVAQILAIDEATVNQIADKAPSYYRTYRIPKRNRSGFRTIYHPAKQTKALQYAIITTLLSNLLISKIAYAYKYGLKSPLKENASQHSKYKYSLHIDFKDFFPSIKPKDLFKSLSKNDIILNEPEKVFLQNALFIRRKGIFELSIGAPSSPIISNIIMYDFDNEIIRIAKSLD; translated from the coding sequence ATGGGACTAATCGACTCTGTAGCTCAAATCTTAGCTATCGATGAAGCCACTGTAAATCAAATTGCTGACAAGGCACCTTCATATTACAGAACATATAGAATACCAAAAAGAAACAGGTCAGGTTTTCGAACAATATATCATCCGGCAAAACAAACAAAAGCGCTACAATATGCAATTATTACAACATTATTAAGTAATTTACTTATTAGCAAAATAGCATATGCATATAAGTATGGTCTGAAATCGCCTTTGAAAGAAAATGCTAGCCAGCATTCTAAATATAAATACTCGCTACATATTGATTTTAAAGATTTTTTCCCATCAATTAAGCCAAAAGATTTGTTTAAGTCACTATCAAAAAATGATATTATTTTAAATGAACCAGAAAAAGTATTTTTACAGAATGCATTATTTATACGGAGAAAAGGTATTTTTGAACTATCTATAGGTGCTCCAAGCTCTCCAATTATAAGCAATATTATCATGTATGATTTTGATAATGAAATAATCCGAATTGCTAAATCATTAGATTAG
- a CDS encoding ankyrin repeat domain-containing protein, with amino-acid sequence MHIVFKCNLLYGLLLLDSLKCHFRFECGVVALPHGTTIPLCSLEGESYTLKAPPEAVSFPGLIILVSSLTPEILQMLIDHGANVNLSGKNKASSPLHFWVHRGRYDIVKLLLKHGADVKAKNIENNTPIQIAKKIPDKKIREKMLSLLYKYIKK; translated from the coding sequence ATGCACATCGTATTTAAGTGCAATCTGCTGTATGGTCTCCTGCTCCTTGATAGCCTCAAGTGCCACTTTCGATTTGAATGCGGTGTTGTAGCTCTTCCTCATGGTACTACTATACCTCTCTGCTCCCTGGAAGGCGAGAGTTACACCTTAAAGGCACCCCCAGAAGCTGTCTCGTTTCCTGGGCTCATTATACTTGTATCAAGTTTGACTCCAGAGATTTTACAAATGCTTATAGACCATGGTGCTAATGTAAATTTATCTGGCAAAAATAAAGCATCATCACCACTCCACTTCTGGGTACATAGAGGAAGATATGATATAGTAAAATTACTGCTTAAACATGGCGCAGATGTAAAAGCTAAAAATATAGAAAATAATACTCCTATTCAAATAGCCAAAAAAATACCAGACAAAAAGATAAGAGAAAAAATGCTTTCACTGTTATATAAATACATTAAAAAATAA
- a CDS encoding YfbU family protein translates to MELTIKERLMFANQMKILEALYPDEAEYYRNHREALESGYEFQYEWIVEHFSEGLNSEACKEVLDILEMYHRMIMKFRELNNDQKAEIGIEEVIFPGFDGNNETSQLNYAIYFMHNLNRFGEVREDTEFPDYDSHTPTLRLYRDMLRLFNNVMESDHELSFINLKELIEMQPLSMR, encoded by the coding sequence ATGGAGTTAACTATCAAAGAAAGATTAATGTTCGCAAATCAGATGAAAATACTTGAAGCATTATATCCAGATGAAGCAGAATATTATAGAAATCATAGAGAAGCTTTGGAGTCAGGTTATGAATTTCAATATGAATGGATTGTGGAACATTTTTCCGAAGGATTGAATTCGGAAGCGTGTAAAGAAGTATTAGATATTTTAGAAATGTACCACAGAATGATAATGAAGTTTAGAGAATTAAATAATGATCAAAAAGCAGAAATAGGAATTGAAGAAGTAATTTTCCCAGGTTTTGATGGTAATAATGAAACTTCACAATTAAATTATGCAATATACTTTATGCATAATTTAAATAGATTTGGTGAAGTTCGAGAAGATACTGAGTTTCCAGATTATGATTCTCATACCCCAACATTAAGATTATATAGAGATATGTTAAGATTATTTAATAATGTAATGGAATCTGATCATGAATTGAGTTTTATAAATTTAAAGGAACTCATTGAAATGCAACCTCTTAGTATGAGGTGA
- a CDS encoding IS3 family transposase, translating to MIDPNHPELSIAQQCRTLEVTRSSYYRKGRDMRTETDLEDLTVILEYHKKVPFYGYRKVSRVLLPEHPHLTRKRVRRLMKRFGLRALYPGPNLSKARNDHKKYPYLLRGKQIRHPNQVWASDITYIGLPQGHVYLVAIVDLYSRKVLSWRLSNSMDPSFCVAALQEAIETYGVPAIFNTDQGSQFTSRAYLSVLEEHQVEISMDGVGRALDNVYVERLWRSLKYEDIYLRSYESMVELHHGIEHYFTFYNTERLHQSLEYRTPEEMHQSFATENPLPLAA from the coding sequence ATGATTGATCCGAACCATCCCGAGCTGAGCATAGCGCAGCAGTGTCGTACTCTTGAGGTCACTCGGAGCTCCTACTACCGCAAAGGCCGAGATATGCGAACAGAGACGGATCTGGAGGATCTCACAGTCATTCTGGAGTATCACAAGAAGGTCCCCTTTTACGGCTATCGCAAAGTATCACGAGTGCTGTTACCCGAGCATCCTCACCTGACCAGAAAACGAGTCAGGCGGCTGATGAAGCGTTTTGGACTGCGGGCATTATATCCTGGGCCAAATCTGAGCAAGGCACGCAACGATCACAAGAAATATCCGTATTTGTTGCGCGGTAAGCAAATACGGCATCCCAATCAGGTTTGGGCCAGTGATATCACCTATATTGGTCTTCCGCAGGGGCACGTCTATCTGGTGGCTATAGTGGATCTGTACTCTCGTAAGGTCTTGAGCTGGCGGCTTTCGAATAGCATGGATCCGTCATTCTGTGTTGCCGCGCTGCAGGAGGCGATCGAGACCTATGGGGTCCCGGCGATCTTTAACACGGATCAGGGTAGCCAGTTCACAAGCAGGGCCTACCTGTCGGTGTTGGAAGAACACCAGGTGGAGATCAGCATGGACGGCGTTGGCCGCGCACTGGACAATGTGTATGTCGAACGACTGTGGCGCTCATTGAAATATGAGGATATCTACCTGCGGTCATATGAGAGCATGGTGGAATTACATCATGGGATTGAACACTACTTCACGTTCTACAACACCGAACGGCTACACCAGTCGCTGGAGTACAGGACACCGGAAGAGATGCATCAATCATTCGCTACGGAGAACCCGCTGCCGTTGGCAGCGTAG
- a CDS encoding NotI family restriction endonuclease — MSKIIELFGNNTYSRKVDWNDVLKTQICPFTKKKCFKVRKSQPEISIGTCIVLYGKENKNVIICPNRLLENNKVFLDCIHLLRLHEPGNDIHIVPEVGIPGGNIDYILASVKDNKVVDFVGIEFQTLDTTGTVWPYRQEFLKNKGFEVAEPDLNKSFGMNWKMTAKTILVQLHHKIETFEHLGKHLVLIIQDNFLAYMKKEFNFREVHNPALPGDSLHLHAYSANGTDSISLKMEERMSTDSVGIAKFLGLNAEAQVEFETIVDNIRRKISSDTLLVL; from the coding sequence ATGTCTAAGATTATTGAGCTTTTTGGCAATAATACCTATTCAAGAAAAGTTGATTGGAATGATGTGCTAAAAACGCAGATATGTCCTTTTACTAAAAAGAAGTGCTTTAAAGTCAGGAAAAGTCAACCAGAAATTTCTATTGGTACTTGCATTGTATTGTATGGGAAAGAAAATAAGAATGTTATTATTTGCCCAAATAGGCTATTGGAAAATAATAAAGTCTTCCTAGATTGTATTCATTTACTTAGATTACATGAGCCAGGAAATGATATTCATATTGTGCCAGAGGTCGGAATTCCAGGAGGAAATATCGACTATATACTTGCTTCTGTTAAGGATAATAAAGTTGTTGATTTTGTAGGTATTGAATTCCAAACCCTTGATACTACAGGAACAGTATGGCCATATAGGCAAGAATTTCTTAAGAATAAAGGATTTGAAGTCGCTGAACCGGATTTGAATAAAAGTTTTGGAATGAATTGGAAAATGACTGCAAAAACTATTTTAGTTCAATTGCATCATAAAATTGAAACATTTGAACATTTGGGAAAACATCTTGTTTTAATTATACAGGACAACTTCCTAGCGTATATGAAGAAAGAATTTAATTTTAGAGAGGTACATAATCCTGCATTACCAGGCGATAGTTTGCACTTACATGCATATTCGGCAAATGGTACTGATTCTATATCTTTAAAAATGGAAGAAAGGATGAGTACGGATTCAGTCGGTATAGCAAAGTTCCTAGGTTTAAATGCGGAAGCTCAGGTTGAGTTCGAGACTATAGTTGATAATATAAGGAGAAAGATATCATCCGATACACTACTTGTTCTTTAA
- the ltrA gene encoding group II intron reverse transcriptase/maturase — MNQYELAIEQPSLFESLCTVSVLQRGFKAVKRNGGSPGIDGVKIQEFERNLNEELLLLQKELAGWTYKPKPVRRVEIPKPGPQAGVRLLGVPCIRDRVVQAAIKYLLEPLYEPQFSDSSYGFRPHRSQKQAVAKAKALVQSGKEYVVDIDLSKFFDRVNHDRLIRRLSETIQDKRILRLIGETLRSGVMNNGVVSATQEGTTQGSPLSPLLSNVVLDELDKELERRGLEFCRYADDSNIFVKTEKAAQRVMASITKFIEGKLKLKINRGKSKVALSRYVKFLGMTIIAGTIAISAASINRAMERIKELTPRGTRYTLEQTIQRINQWYSGWASYYGMTQYPAQLRNIEAHVRRRLRARIIDQQKRRRHVVRTFMRRGVSETTAKKAVYSNKKRWALSKTMAAGLAFPNTWFIETMGQIVRSDDDLPHWFTVKRWIKLT, encoded by the coding sequence GTGAACCAGTACGAGCTGGCCATCGAACAACCAAGTCTCTTCGAATCGCTGTGTACCGTATCAGTCCTACAACGAGGATTCAAGGCCGTGAAACGCAATGGAGGATCACCCGGCATTGACGGGGTAAAGATCCAGGAGTTTGAACGGAACCTAAACGAAGAGCTGCTCCTCCTCCAGAAGGAACTGGCAGGATGGACGTACAAACCCAAACCGGTGAGACGGGTAGAAATACCCAAACCGGGCCCACAAGCAGGAGTCCGACTATTGGGCGTCCCATGCATCCGCGATCGTGTGGTGCAGGCGGCCATAAAATACCTGCTTGAACCTCTGTATGAACCGCAGTTCTCGGATTCGAGCTACGGGTTCAGACCACATCGAAGCCAAAAGCAGGCAGTGGCCAAAGCGAAAGCACTTGTGCAAAGCGGAAAAGAGTACGTGGTGGATATCGATCTATCGAAGTTCTTCGACCGTGTTAACCATGACCGACTCATCCGGCGTCTATCGGAAACGATCCAGGACAAGCGAATCTTACGTCTGATCGGAGAGACCTTACGAAGTGGCGTCATGAACAACGGTGTTGTGTCCGCCACCCAGGAAGGAACAACCCAAGGGTCACCGTTAAGTCCACTACTGAGCAACGTCGTCCTTGACGAGTTAGACAAGGAGTTGGAACGGCGGGGACTTGAATTTTGCCGATACGCTGACGATAGCAACATCTTCGTGAAAACGGAGAAAGCAGCGCAACGAGTCATGGCGAGTATAACGAAGTTTATCGAAGGGAAGCTCAAGCTCAAGATTAATCGGGGCAAGAGTAAAGTGGCTCTGTCCAGGTACGTGAAATTCCTTGGTATGACTATCATAGCCGGAACGATAGCGATATCGGCGGCATCAATAAACCGAGCGATGGAACGCATCAAAGAGCTTACCCCACGGGGGACAAGATACACCTTGGAGCAGACTATCCAGAGGATAAACCAATGGTACAGTGGATGGGCATCGTATTATGGGATGACCCAATATCCCGCACAATTGCGGAACATTGAGGCACATGTACGAAGACGGCTGCGAGCAAGAATCATTGATCAACAGAAGCGAAGACGACACGTGGTGAGAACATTTATGAGAAGAGGCGTTTCCGAAACTACTGCAAAGAAGGCGGTGTATTCGAACAAGAAACGATGGGCATTGAGTAAAACAATGGCGGCGGGGCTGGCGTTTCCGAACACCTGGTTCATCGAGACGATGGGTCAGATTGTCCGGTCCGATGATGACCTACCGCACTGGTTTACGGTGAAACGATGGATCAAGCTTACATGA
- a CDS encoding NERD domain-containing protein, translated as MKKCWILTVFTFLITFNGFADDLKYQAISDVNCRAGEFQESLVLFIIHKDDVVDVLESRNNWSFVQTADGKNGFVVSTFLAPINDLKAIQYVIKNDVNCRSKDDIDSEILFVIYKDEVVSVLQKRGGWCYVETQDGNQGFIDGKFLITLPEQSQTIKKTDHEVVNRSPDQKHNSSAFSTLMTILVIAVSLYIFRRRKRPKRLLKSSINPISSTFRNFTNSAAYKGKKGEKRVNLLLNFLKKEHSEYMVLHDVKLPMNADITQIDHIVISRYGIFVIETKNYKGWIFGELHQKKWVKTLYNAKYEFQNPLHQNYKHIKAIESLLSIPLEKVFSIVVFVGDSEFKTVMPINVIELPELLSYIRSFQDSLFTQEEVIKYNEMIINNSA; from the coding sequence ATGAAAAAATGCTGGATTCTAACAGTTTTTACATTTCTCATAACTTTTAATGGCTTTGCAGACGATTTGAAGTATCAGGCTATTAGTGATGTTAACTGTAGGGCTGGCGAGTTCCAAGAATCACTAGTGCTTTTTATAATTCATAAAGATGATGTTGTTGATGTGCTTGAAAGTCGTAATAACTGGTCGTTTGTACAAACTGCCGATGGTAAGAATGGATTTGTAGTTAGTACATTTCTGGCTCCCATAAATGACCTGAAAGCTATACAATACGTCATAAAAAACGATGTTAACTGTAGATCTAAAGATGATATAGATTCGGAAATTCTATTTGTAATATATAAAGATGAAGTAGTCTCTGTTTTGCAAAAAAGAGGCGGTTGGTGTTACGTAGAAACGCAAGATGGTAATCAAGGGTTTATAGATGGTAAATTCCTAATTACCTTACCTGAACAATCTCAAACAATAAAAAAAACTGACCATGAAGTAGTTAACAGAAGTCCTGATCAAAAGCACAATAGCTCTGCGTTCAGTACATTAATGACCATCCTTGTTATTGCAGTATCCCTATATATTTTTCGTAGACGTAAAAGGCCCAAAAGACTTCTTAAATCTTCCATAAATCCTATTTCATCAACTTTTAGGAACTTCACTAATTCTGCTGCTTATAAAGGTAAGAAAGGCGAGAAAAGAGTAAATCTCTTACTTAATTTTCTGAAAAAAGAACACTCTGAATACATGGTTTTACATGATGTAAAGTTACCGATGAATGCTGATATTACTCAAATTGATCATATAGTTATTTCCCGATACGGTATTTTCGTTATTGAAACAAAAAACTATAAAGGGTGGATCTTTGGAGAACTACATCAAAAAAAATGGGTGAAAACTTTGTACAATGCAAAATATGAGTTTCAAAACCCATTACATCAAAACTATAAACATATAAAAGCTATTGAAAGCTTGTTAAGCATTCCCTTGGAAAAGGTATTTTCGATTGTTGTGTTTGTTGGTGATAGTGAATTCAAAACCGTTATGCCCATTAATGTGATTGAACTTCCAGAACTTTTGTCTTACATAAGATCGTTTCAAGATAGTTTATTTACCCAAGAAGAAGTTATAAAATATAATGAAATGATAATAAATAATTCAGCATAA
- a CDS encoding site-specific DNA-methyltransferase, which translates to MDSISSYFSTTSTQPLFIQGDAYSVLKKFPDRCINMAITSPPYWGKREYDNGGIGLEKEHDEFIERLLEIIYEIRRVLTEDGSFWLDIGDTYRKKSLIGIPWRLAIRMMDEQKWILRNEIIWNKVKGGLDNTKDKLGNVHEPIFHFVKNQKYYYDADAIRNNPQKAKVKNGKVISATGVSGVRYRRQIELSTALSNMEKQEAYSALDDILKQVSENRISDFRMIIRGQQRTTHSNSEKVSGRAKELRDKGYYFLKYHPKGSKPRDVWDIIPEDTQNRKSHFAPFPEDICKIPILATCPQSGIVLDPFMGTGTSMIVANALNRKSIGIDISEDYIELAKERIPKQLSLEENYV; encoded by the coding sequence ATGGATAGTATTTCTTCATATTTTTCTACAACATCAACACAACCTCTATTCATACAGGGCGATGCGTATTCTGTACTTAAAAAATTCCCTGATCGCTGTATAAATATGGCAATTACTAGTCCACCTTACTGGGGTAAAAGAGAGTATGATAATGGTGGAATAGGATTAGAAAAGGAACATGATGAGTTTATAGAGCGTTTACTGGAAATAATATATGAGATCAGGAGAGTCCTCACTGAAGATGGATCATTCTGGTTAGATATTGGGGATACTTATAGGAAAAAATCTCTGATAGGAATACCTTGGCGTTTAGCCATCAGGATGATGGACGAACAAAAATGGATTTTACGTAATGAAATAATATGGAATAAAGTTAAAGGAGGTTTGGACAATACAAAAGATAAACTTGGTAACGTACATGAGCCAATATTTCATTTTGTGAAAAACCAAAAATACTATTATGATGCTGATGCGATTAGAAATAACCCACAAAAAGCAAAAGTGAAGAATGGAAAAGTGATTTCGGCCACAGGCGTTAGTGGTGTTCGATATAGGCGGCAAATTGAACTATCAACTGCATTATCGAATATGGAAAAACAAGAAGCTTATAGTGCATTAGATGATATTCTTAAACAAGTTAGCGAGAATAGAATATCTGATTTTCGAATGATAATTAGAGGACAACAACGTACGACACATTCAAATAGTGAGAAAGTTTCAGGGCGGGCAAAAGAACTTCGGGATAAAGGATACTACTTTTTAAAATATCATCCAAAAGGAAGCAAGCCTAGAGATGTATGGGACATAATACCAGAAGATACTCAAAATAGAAAATCCCATTTTGCCCCTTTCCCTGAAGATATATGTAAAATTCCAATACTGGCAACATGTCCTCAGTCTGGCATTGTTTTAGATCCTTTTATGGGTACAGGAACTAGTATGATTGTGGCCAATGCATTAAACAGGAAGTCAATTGGTATAGATATATCTGAAGATTATATTGAACTTGCAAAAGAACGTATACCGAAACAACTCTCTTTAGAGGAGAATTATGTCTAA
- a CDS encoding site-2 protease family protein, giving the protein MGSNIDTMIYMLPAVLIGLTLHEFSHAYVAMLLGDTTAKNDGRITLNPLKHIDPLGMIVLLIAGFGWAKPVKFDPTNLKHPKRDRMLISVAGPLQINSWCHIPFTN; this is encoded by the coding sequence ATGGGTTCAAACATCGATACAATGATCTATATGCTGCCAGCAGTTTTGATTGGACTAACTCTTCATGAATTTAGTCATGCATATGTTGCTATGCTCCTGGGTGACACTACCGCAAAAAATGATGGTCGTATTACACTAAACCCTCTGAAACACATAGATCCTCTTGGAATGATTGTATTACTAATTGCCGGATTTGGATGGGCAAAACCGGTGAAATTTGATCCTACAAATTTAAAACATCCTAAACGTGATAGAATGCTGATATCCGTAGCTGGTCCTCTACAAATTAATTCTTGGTGTCATATTCCTTTTACTAATTAA
- a CDS encoding transposase → MRKSYNTAFKSKVALEAIKEQETIQQIALKYDVHPNQVSQWKKQLPDNLPATFERPNKKREEERRLEQERDQLLRTVGELTVVNEFLKKKHREYYGKDPE, encoded by the coding sequence ATGAGGAAGAGCTACAACACCGCATTCAAATCGAAAGTGGCACTTGAGGCTATCAAGGAGCAGGAGACCATACAGCAGATTGCACTTAAATACGATGTGCATCCGAACCAGGTATCGCAGTGGAAAAAGCAGCTGCCGGACAATCTTCCTGCGACTTTCGAGCGTCCTAATAAGAAGCGAGAAGAGGAGCGCAGGCTTGAGCAGGAGCGCGACCAACTGCTGCGAACTGTTGGAGAACTGACAGTTGTGAACGAATTCCTCAAAAAAAAACACCGCGAGTATTACGGGAAAGATCCGGAATGA
- a CDS encoding Fic family protein, protein MKNGSKPYNELPPLPPQTDIETKTILNQAIRSNRELARLKGYCSLLPNDSILLSSIILKEAKTSSEIENIVTTQDELYKALANSVKEIDIETKEVLNYRSAIWTGFNQLKEHGFLSTNIITKIQSELEGNTAGIRKLPGTTLVNQISGKAIYTPPDNEEKILELLKNLEKYINEKDEVDPLIKMAVIHYQFESIHPFYDGNGRTGRILNVLYLILQGLLDKPILYLSEYIIRNKTEYYELLQNVRDKNGWEAWILYMLKAVEITSIETLNMVSSIVDLLNETTELCRENLPKTTYSKELIDLLFVQPYTKIEFLVSAGLAERRTASKYLKQLEEIGILESFKSWKETIYVNKRLYDLLKR, encoded by the coding sequence ATGAAAAATGGATCAAAACCATACAATGAGCTTCCACCTTTACCACCTCAAACAGATATAGAGACGAAAACTATATTGAATCAAGCAATACGATCGAACCGTGAGTTAGCCCGGTTGAAGGGGTATTGTTCACTCCTGCCGAATGATTCAATATTGCTCAGCTCAATCATTCTGAAAGAAGCCAAAACAAGTTCGGAGATTGAAAACATAGTAACAACTCAAGATGAACTGTATAAAGCATTGGCAAACAGCGTAAAAGAAATAGATATAGAAACGAAAGAAGTTCTCAACTATCGATCAGCAATATGGACAGGTTTTAACCAGCTTAAAGAACATGGTTTTCTTTCGACCAATATCATCACAAAGATTCAAAGCGAATTAGAAGGAAATACTGCCGGAATTCGCAAGTTACCTGGAACTACCCTAGTGAATCAAATAAGCGGCAAAGCAATATATACGCCTCCAGATAATGAAGAAAAAATACTAGAATTGCTAAAAAACTTAGAAAAATATATAAATGAAAAAGATGAAGTAGATCCATTGATAAAAATGGCAGTAATCCATTATCAATTTGAATCAATACACCCGTTCTATGATGGGAATGGCAGAACGGGGCGGATTTTGAATGTACTCTATTTAATTCTGCAGGGCTTACTAGACAAACCCATATTGTACCTCAGTGAATATATCATCAGAAATAAAACTGAATATTATGAACTGCTTCAAAATGTACGCGATAAGAATGGATGGGAAGCCTGGATACTATATATGTTAAAAGCAGTAGAAATTACCTCTATTGAGACTTTAAATATGGTTTCCTCGATAGTAGATTTATTAAACGAGACAACAGAACTCTGTCGAGAGAATCTTCCAAAAACAACATATTCCAAGGAATTAATAGATTTGCTGTTTGTACAGCCCTATACGAAGATAGAATTTCTGGTAAGTGCAGGCTTAGCTGAAAGGCGAACAGCGAGTAAGTATTTGAAGCAGCTTGAAGAAATAGGAATTTTGGAATCATTTAAATCCTGGAAAGAGACAATTTATGTAAATAAGAGATTGTATGATCTGTTAAAAAGATGA
- a CDS encoding CopG family antitoxin, with protein MKRRYNLTAEEKKIENEIDTYRSVTGEKRKKVESIIAGAKKNKAISLRISNYDLEKLKEKAEQEGLPYQTLITTVLHKYITNQLFEKDEIIKSFRLLKEESAI; from the coding sequence ATGAAAAGAAGATATAACCTTACTGCTGAAGAGAAGAAAATAGAAAATGAAATTGACACCTATCGATCAGTCACAGGTGAAAAGAGAAAGAAGGTCGAATCCATAATAGCTGGAGCCAAGAAGAATAAGGCGATAAGCCTAAGAATTTCAAATTATGATTTAGAAAAACTAAAAGAGAAGGCAGAACAGGAAGGTTTACCGTACCAAACGCTTATTACAACGGTGCTTCATAAATACATTACAAATCAGCTATTTGAGAAGGATGAGATCATTAAGTCGTTCAGGCTGCTGAAGGAAGAGAGTGCAATATAA
- a CDS encoding retron St85 family effector protein, translated as MFLKSDSKIVFLCGAKIENNPLSARRKILDYSKKYYRGFQFLLAEDFFDAYINVDDKDLLSIEDELSKYSDCIIVIAESVSAFAIKDSLSEIMIVINDDKFKSEHSFINLGPIKKVDKKSKFKPTIHCNLENILRIEEEISKRLQRITKSNNTGYEIQDIANYTALSPKIRLFLLCDLITLLEPISKKELIYVLSMLFEKEHRYKIDNDLSLLTALQFIFIDSDYYLRNRAHRETFFMIKEGDIVKLKSIMLAYHFHTNRFKIKSLQRVNKWD; from the coding sequence ATATTTTTAAAAAGTGACTCAAAAATTGTTTTTTTATGTGGTGCAAAAATTGAAAATAATCCATTATCAGCTCGTAGAAAAATATTAGATTATTCAAAAAAGTATTATAGAGGATTTCAATTTTTATTAGCTGAAGATTTTTTTGATGCTTATATTAATGTTGATGATAAAGACCTATTATCGATAGAAGATGAACTTAGTAAATATTCAGATTGCATTATTGTTATTGCTGAAAGTGTGAGTGCTTTTGCTATAAAGGATTCATTATCTGAAATAATGATAGTTATTAATGATGATAAATTCAAATCTGAACACTCTTTTATAAACCTCGGGCCAATAAAAAAAGTTGACAAAAAATCAAAATTTAAACCTACTATACATTGTAACTTAGAAAATATTCTACGTATTGAAGAAGAAATATCTAAGCGTCTCCAGCGAATTACTAAATCCAATAATACAGGTTATGAAATACAGGACATAGCTAACTATACTGCTTTATCTCCTAAGATACGATTATTTTTATTATGTGATCTTATTACTTTATTAGAACCTATATCTAAGAAAGAATTAATCTATGTGTTATCAATGCTTTTTGAAAAAGAACATAGGTATAAAATTGATAATGATCTAAGTCTTTTAACTGCCTTGCAGTTTATTTTTATTGATTCAGATTATTATTTAAGAAATAGAGCACATAGAGAAACATTTTTCATGATCAAAGAAGGTGATATTGTAAAACTAAAATCCATTATGTTGGCCTACCATTTTCATACAAATCGTTTTAAGATAAAATCACTTCAGAGAGTAAATAAATGGGACTAA
- a CDS encoding toxin: protein MNSIIWDKEKNEKLILERNISFDEISQMIMDGKYMDIIENPVREGQMYFVMEIQDYTWIVPFIIDEDDNIVLKTAYQSRKYHKKYRGK, encoded by the coding sequence ATGAATTCCATCATCTGGGATAAAGAAAAAAATGAAAAACTCATTTTAGAGAGAAATATCTCTTTTGATGAAATAAGCCAGATGATTATGGATGGAAAGTACATGGATATTATTGAGAATCCAGTACGTGAGGGGCAGATGTATTTTGTAATGGAAATACAAGACTATACGTGGATTGTCCCATTCATAATTGATGAGGATGATAATATCGTATTGAAAACTGCCTATCAGAGTCGAAAATACCACAAGAAATATCGAGGGAAATGA
- a CDS encoding ankyrin repeat domain-containing protein produces the protein MKKYIYLLLIPLIILSCNKRRSETLKEAIYTGNLDDVKYFIENGADINALFSNGFSPLYIAVQLEHNDVVQYLLDNGAIINKVYKDDEYGGYSVML, from the coding sequence ATGAAAAAATACATATATTTATTATTAATACCACTTATTATTCTGTCATGTAATAAAAGACGTAGTGAAACGCTCAAAGAAGCAATTTACACAGGAAATTTAGATGATGTTAAGTACTTTATTGAAAATGGCGCTGACATTAATGCACTTTTTTCTAATGGTTTTAGTCCCCTTTATATTGCTGTACAGCTAGAACATAACGATGTTGTACAGTACTTATTAGATAATGGTGCTATAATCAATAAAGTATATAAAGATGACGAATATGGTGGCTATTCAGTTATGCTTTGA